One Archocentrus centrarchus isolate MPI-CPG fArcCen1 chromosome 14, fArcCen1, whole genome shotgun sequence DNA window includes the following coding sequences:
- the rraga gene encoding ras-related GTP-binding protein A, with amino-acid sequence MSSTAMKKKVLLMGKSGSGKTSMRSIIFANYIARDTRRLGATIDVEHSHVRFLGNLVLNLWDCGGQDTFMENYFTSQRDNIFRNVEVLIYIFDVESRELEKDMHYYQSCLEAILQNSPDAKVFCLVHKMDLVQEDQRDLIFKEREEDLKRLSRPLACTCFRTSIWDETLYKAWSSIVYQLIPNVQQLETNLRNFAQIIEADEVLLFERATFLVISHYQCKEQRDAHRFEKISNIIKQFKLSCSKLAASFQSMEVRNSNFAAFIDVFTSNTYVMVIMSDPSIPSAATLINIRNARKHFEKLERVDGPKHSLHMRMR; translated from the exons ATGTCAAGCACAGCAATGAAGAAAAAG GTGTTACTGATGGGGAAAAGTGGGTCTGGAAAGACCAGTATGAGATCAATCATCTTTGCCAATTACATAGCTCGAGACACACGGCGCCTTGGAGCTACAA TTGATGTGGAGCACTCCCATGTACGGTTTCTTGGCAATCTGGTTCTAAACCTGTGGGACTGTGGAGG ACAGGACACATTCATGGAGAACTACTTCACCAGCCAGAGAGACAACATTTTCAGAAATGTAGAGGttcttatttacatatttgatgTTGAGAGCCGCGAGCTAGAGAAAGATATGCACTACTATCAGTCGTGTCTGGAAGCCATCCTACAGAACTCCCCTGATGCCAAAGTGTTCTGCCTTGTGCACAAAATGGACCTAGTGCAGGAAGACCAGAGAGATTTG ATTTTTAAAGAGCGTGAAGAAGATCTGAAGAGACTGTCCAGGCCTTTAGCTTGCACATGCTTCAGGACATCAATCTGGGATGAAACCCTTTATAAG GCCTGGTCCAGCATAGTGTACCAGCTCATCCCAAATGTCCAGCAGCTGGAAACAAACCTGAGAAATTTTGCACAGATCATAGAGGCAGATGAAGTTCTTCTCTTTGAGAGAGCTACCTTCCTG GTGATCTCCCACTATCAGTGCAAAGAGCAACGTGACGCTCACAGGTTTGAGAAGATCAGTAACATTATCAAACAGTTCAAACTCAGCTGTAG TAAACTTGCAGCCTCCTTCCAAAGCATGGAAGTAAGGAACTCCAATTTTGCGGCCTTCATTGACGTCTTCACCTCCAACACTTATGTCATGGTCATCATGTCGGACCCCTCTATTC CATCTGCAGCCACTCTCATCAATATCCGTAATGCTAGGAAACACTTTGAGAAGTTGGAGCGGGTGGATGGACCAAAGCACAGCCTGCACATGCGAATGCGCTAG